The following proteins are co-located in the Pontiella desulfatans genome:
- a CDS encoding YajD family HNH nuclease, which produces MKQNDALDRIHKQISEKEKGYRAKALKMFPHICGSCAREFEGLKLKELTVHHKDHNHQNNPPDGSNWELLCVYCHDHEHEKHKMKGFGNGTEEAFKGGGFSAFEGLDALFPTSGKDEDSKD; this is translated from the coding sequence ATGAAACAAAATGATGCACTGGATAGAATCCATAAACAAATTTCGGAAAAAGAAAAGGGGTATCGCGCCAAGGCGCTAAAAATGTTTCCACATATCTGCGGCAGCTGTGCCCGCGAATTCGAAGGTCTGAAACTGAAAGAACTCACCGTCCACCACAAAGATCACAATCATCAAAACAATCCCCCTGATGGATCCAACTGGGAACTGCTTTGTGTATATTGCCACGACCATGAGCATGAAAAGCATAAGATGAAGGGTTTCGGCAATGGAACCGAAGAAGCTTTCAAGGGTGGGGGATTCAGTGCTTTTGAGGGGTTGGATGCCCTGTTTCCAACCAGTGGAAAGGATGAAGACAGCAAAGATTAG
- the amrS gene encoding AmmeMemoRadiSam system radical SAM enzyme: MKTAKIRCGICPKGCELEHGETGDCQVRTNIDGLISSVTYSRPCSMNIDPVEKKPLYHFLPGSPILSIGTAGCNLHCKQCQNWQISQSNPTSPNTTSPGEIVKLAVHKVCPSIAYTYAEPLVSYEYTLDCCKEAADAGIKNVLVTAAYINPDPLRKLCGYIDAANVDLKSFSNRFYEEICDARLKPVLNALKIMQDSGVFLEITNLLIPTLNDSEEETKQLCAWIAENLGIETPLHFSRFFPQNQLRHLPPTPMETIIRAREIALGTGLQFVYVGNMHDGEGESTRCPGCGVCLIERYGYRIVKNGLVNGECPDCKTGIHGVW, encoded by the coding sequence ATGAAGACAGCAAAGATTAGATGCGGGATCTGCCCAAAAGGGTGCGAACTCGAACATGGCGAAACCGGAGACTGTCAGGTTCGGACAAATATTGACGGATTAATTAGTAGTGTAACCTACAGTCGCCCCTGCTCAATGAACATCGACCCTGTTGAAAAAAAACCGCTATATCACTTTCTTCCAGGTTCACCGATTCTTTCCATTGGAACCGCCGGATGCAACCTCCATTGCAAGCAATGCCAGAACTGGCAGATTTCCCAATCCAATCCAACTTCGCCCAATACGACATCGCCCGGGGAAATCGTTAAGCTTGCGGTTCACAAAGTGTGTCCGTCGATAGCCTACACCTATGCAGAACCGCTCGTATCTTATGAATACACCCTGGATTGCTGTAAAGAGGCGGCCGACGCGGGAATTAAAAACGTACTGGTCACGGCTGCCTACATCAATCCCGACCCATTACGGAAGTTATGCGGATATATTGATGCTGCCAATGTTGACTTAAAGTCATTTTCGAATCGCTTCTACGAAGAGATTTGCGATGCCCGGTTAAAGCCGGTACTCAATGCACTGAAAATCATGCAAGATTCCGGCGTGTTCCTGGAAATCACCAATCTACTCATTCCAACCCTAAACGACTCTGAAGAGGAAACGAAACAGCTATGCGCTTGGATTGCCGAAAACCTAGGGATTGAAACCCCACTTCATTTTTCACGATTCTTTCCGCAAAACCAATTGCGTCACCTTCCTCCAACCCCGATGGAAACCATTATTCGTGCCAGGGAAATTGCCCTTGGAACTGGCCTGCAATTTGTATACGTCGGAAACATGCATGATGGGGAAGGGGAGTCCACCCGGTGTCCGGGCTGCGGCGTATGCCTTATTGAACGGTATGGTTACCGAATAGTAAAAAACGGGCTAGTGAATGGAGAATGCCCTGATTGCAAAACAGGCATACATGGAGTTTGGTGA
- the dnaN gene encoding DNA polymerase III subunit beta produces MKFSIEKDQILEALQKVQSIVGQRTTLPILSNVLLEAGNGKLTLTTTDMEVSVRTSIEADIDEDGATTLPARRFFSICRDLPSHQVDIGVSNEDVATIISGSYTCKLEGLSRDDFPPMPTFEESFSYTLVQGTLKDILQKTSYAASTDESRAILNGSLMAFRDNKLTTVCTDGRRLALVEQEIDMPDDAEVDIVVPTKTVNELIKTLGDEGEAIIKTSATQVAFEFGNIFIISKLIDGTYPNYRQVIPSQCEERIAIDREMLLSAVRRVSLMLDDQAASVKVQITENRMELLTSSPEIGESREAVPVKYSGKDITIAFNPAFLMAPLKHLDSDEIFLELSDELSPGVIKTNVPFLYVIMPIRVS; encoded by the coding sequence ATGAAGTTCAGCATCGAGAAGGATCAAATTCTGGAAGCGTTGCAAAAGGTGCAGTCGATCGTTGGCCAACGAACCACGCTACCGATTCTTTCGAATGTCCTGCTCGAAGCGGGCAACGGGAAGCTGACGCTCACAACAACCGATATGGAGGTCAGTGTTAGAACCAGTATCGAGGCTGACATCGATGAGGATGGAGCAACAACCCTTCCGGCCCGTCGGTTCTTCAGTATTTGCCGAGACTTGCCCAGCCATCAGGTTGACATCGGCGTGAGCAATGAAGATGTGGCCACGATCATCTCCGGTTCCTACACATGCAAACTCGAAGGGCTTTCCCGGGATGATTTTCCGCCTATGCCCACATTCGAAGAGAGTTTCTCCTATACGCTCGTTCAAGGCACGCTGAAGGATATCCTTCAGAAAACATCCTACGCGGCCTCTACGGACGAATCCCGGGCGATTTTGAATGGTTCCCTGATGGCATTCCGGGACAACAAGCTCACAACCGTATGCACGGATGGTAGGCGCCTTGCTCTTGTGGAGCAGGAAATCGACATGCCAGACGATGCAGAAGTTGATATTGTGGTGCCCACCAAGACCGTTAATGAGTTAATCAAAACACTCGGCGATGAAGGTGAAGCCATCATCAAGACCTCCGCAACGCAGGTGGCCTTCGAATTCGGAAATATTTTTATTATTTCGAAGCTGATCGACGGAACCTACCCGAATTATCGCCAGGTTATTCCTTCCCAATGCGAAGAGCGGATTGCCATTGATCGCGAAATGCTGCTGAGCGCCGTTCGTCGTGTCTCGCTCATGCTTGATGACCAGGCTGCCTCGGTGAAGGTTCAAATTACTGAAAACCGCATGGAACTTTTGACTTCCTCTCCGGAAATCGGTGAATCGCGTGAAGCGGTTCCTGTGAAATATTCTGGAAAGGATATCACGATTGCATTTAACCCGGCCTTCCTGATGGCGCCGCTGAAGCATCTTGATAGCGATGAAATCTTCCTGGAACTCTCGGACGAACTCAGCCCCGGCGTGATTAAGACGAATGTCCCGTTCCTTTACGTGATCATGCCGATCCGCGTGAGTTAA
- the dnaA gene encoding chromosomal replication initiator protein DnaA, translated as MDKNICNIWEEACKQLKGILSGDIYDRWIAVIQCMEIKGERMRLAVANDFYKDWLEENYFPMIRKAVMVVSGKEMEISLEVDSSCFDSVKPEPEPEAPSPISLPTLGFGNKKPSHNLNPNYTFESYVVGAANQFAHAAAMAAANSPSRTYNPLFIYGGVGLGKTHLMQAIGNHIATKKPRAKICYTTCETFLNEYIDALQNNNVAAFRKKYRKIDMLMIDDIQFLDGKARIQEEFFHTFNTLFESHKQIVLTSDRTPSEMAGLAPRLISRFEWGLVTELGKPDVETRTAILRKKAELLNLNIGHDLLDYLAERVSSNIRSLEGALIRVATFMSLTNQQVDVQKVEELLHDLLDKESQAAISVDVIQRTVAEHFDLRQSDLTGKRRSRDIAWPRQIAMHLSRTMTTQSFPVIGEQFSRNHATILYAHEQVSEKAKADRGLQQTISILKDKVSKNCVKAVQ; from the coding sequence ATGGACAAGAATATCTGCAATATTTGGGAAGAGGCTTGCAAACAGCTCAAAGGGATTCTCTCCGGTGATATTTATGACCGATGGATCGCTGTGATCCAGTGCATGGAAATCAAAGGCGAGCGCATGCGTCTGGCGGTTGCCAACGATTTCTACAAGGATTGGCTGGAGGAAAACTATTTCCCCATGATCCGAAAAGCCGTGATGGTCGTGAGTGGGAAAGAGATGGAAATCTCGCTGGAAGTGGACTCCAGTTGTTTCGATTCCGTTAAACCGGAACCGGAGCCGGAAGCTCCGTCGCCGATTTCGCTTCCGACGCTCGGTTTTGGGAACAAGAAACCGAGTCATAACCTTAATCCCAACTATACATTTGAATCCTATGTGGTTGGAGCGGCGAACCAGTTTGCCCATGCTGCGGCCATGGCGGCGGCCAATTCGCCTTCGCGCACCTACAACCCGCTTTTCATCTATGGCGGTGTCGGATTGGGAAAAACCCACCTGATGCAGGCGATCGGAAACCATATCGCAACCAAAAAACCGCGGGCAAAGATTTGCTACACCACATGCGAAACCTTCCTGAACGAATACATCGATGCGCTTCAGAACAATAACGTGGCAGCGTTCAGGAAGAAATACCGCAAAATCGACATGCTGATGATCGACGACATCCAGTTTCTCGATGGAAAAGCGCGTATACAGGAGGAATTCTTCCACACGTTCAACACACTTTTTGAAAGCCATAAGCAAATTGTCCTGACTTCCGACCGCACACCAAGCGAAATGGCAGGATTGGCACCCCGCCTCATTTCCCGTTTCGAATGGGGGTTGGTTACGGAACTCGGCAAGCCCGATGTGGAAACCCGAACGGCAATCCTTCGCAAGAAAGCCGAACTACTCAACCTTAACATCGGCCATGATTTGCTGGATTACCTAGCGGAACGTGTTTCTTCAAATATCCGCAGTCTGGAAGGCGCTTTGATCCGCGTCGCCACATTCATGTCGCTTACCAACCAGCAAGTGGACGTTCAAAAGGTGGAAGAACTATTGCACGATCTCCTCGATAAGGAATCCCAGGCCGCGATCAGCGTCGATGTTATCCAGCGCACCGTTGCCGAGCACTTCGACCTGCGCCAGTCCGACCTGACCGGAAAGAGACGCTCGAGGGATATTGCCTGGCCGCGGCAGATTGCCATGCATCTTTCCAGAACCATGACCACGCAGTCGTTCCCTGTGATTGGCGAGCAGTTCAGCCGTAACCATGCAACCATCCTTTATGCACATGAACAGGTCTCTGAAAAGGCCAAGGCCGATCGTGGATTGCAACAAACGATCTCTATTCTCAAGGATAAGGTGAGCAAGAATTGTGTGAAAGCGGTTCAGTAG